DNA sequence from the Streptomyces sp. NBC_01497 genome:
TGCCACGACGTCCGGGCCGGCCGCCCGGTGCGCCGGCGCAGTGTGACGGGACTGCTGCCGCTGATGCTGCCGGACCTGCCCCCCGAGGTGGCCGGGACGCTCGTGGGCACGGTGGGCGGAGCGCACTTCGGCCTCGGCACCGACACGGCCATGGTGCCGAGTTTCGACCTGCTCTCCGACGCGTACGACCCGGCCCGCTACTGGCGCGGACCCGCCTGGTTCAACACCAACTGGCTGCTGCAGAGGGGCCTTGGGGCGCACGGCGCCGAGACCGAGGCGCGTGCGCTCGGCGAGGCCATGCTCGACGCGGCCGGCGCGTCGTCCTTCGCCGAGTACGTCGACCCGCGCACCGCGCAGGGCCGGGGCACTCGCCGCTTCAGCTGGACGGCCGCGCTGGTCCTGGACGTACTCGCCGGGACGAAGGCGCCGTGACAGCCGAACATGCGGGCCGACTGCTCGTGCACGCCGCCACGTTCGCCGCGCTCGGCCCCGGCGGGGACATCACCGGGACCCGGGGCCGCTCCCCGGACGGCCTGTTCGTCCGCGACGCCCGCCACCTGAGCCGCTGGCGGCTCCTCGTCGACGGCAGCGCCCCCGGGATCCTGACGCCCGGGGGCCGGTCGGGCGGGCCCGCGGTCCTCGCCCCGGACGGCACGAGGGACGAACCCCCGGCGTACGTGATCTTCAGGCGCCAGGCGCTGTACGAGGGCACCCTCACCGAACACACCACGGTGACCAGCAACGTCGCGCACGATATGACGCTGACGCTCGTCCTTGAGGCCGACGCGGACTTCGCCGACCAGTTCGAACTGCGCTCCGACCGGCGCACCTACGACAAGACCGGCGCGGTACGCGAGGTGGAGGAGTCCGGGGGAGACGTCACATTCCACTACCGGCGTGCGGAATGGCACTCCGCGACGACCCTCTCCGCCCGTCCCCTGCCCGACGAGGTCCGCCCGCTCGGCACGAGTGGCCGGGCCCTGACCTGGCGCCTGGCGCTGCCCGCGGGCGGCGAAGCGCACCTGGCCGTGACGGTGACCGCCCGCCCGCACGGGGCGCCCGCCCCCCGCCGGCCGGGACCCGCGAGTCCGGACGAGGTCGCGCACCGCGTGCGGTCCGAGGAGGCGGACATCCGCCGCGACGACCTCCCGCCCCCGCCGCAGGGCACGGGCAGCGCCCTGCGGCAGGCCTGCGCGCAGGGGCTCGCCGACCTCGCGGGGCTGCTCGTGCCCGCACAGGGACCCGACGGGGAACGCGTGTCGCCGCCGGGTGCCGGAGTGCCCTGGTTCCTCACGCTGTTCGGCCGGGACTCCCTGATCACCTCGTTCTTCGCGCTGCCCTACCGCCCCGCACTCGCCAGGGCCACCCTGCTGGGACTCGCGGCCACCCAGGCGCAGGCATACGAACCCGGGCGCGTCGCACAGCCCGGCAAGATCGTGCACGAGGTCAGGCACGGCGAACTGGCCCACTTCGGCCAGGTGCCCTACGGCCGCTACTACGGCTCCGTCGACAGCACCCCGCTCTTCCTCGCACTGCTCCACGCGTACACCGAGCACACCGGGGACCCGGCGGTGGCCCGGCGCCTCGAAGGGCACGCCAGGGCCGCTGTCGCCTGGCTGCTGGGGGACGGCGGACTCGGCGGCCGGGGCTACCTCGTCTACGAGGCGGACGAGGCGGGCCTGCTCAACCAGAACTGGAAGGACTCCGCCGGTGCCGTCTGCTTCGCCGACGGCACTCAGCTGACCGGGGCCGTGGCGGTCGCCGAGGCGCAGGGATACGCGTACGACGCCCTGCGCCGTACCGCCGCCCTGGCCCGCGCCGTGTGGCAGGACACGGCCTGGGCACGGGAGTTGGAGGCGCTCGCCGGGGATCTGCGGGAACGCTTCCACCGCGACTTCCTCCTGCCGGAGTCGGCCTTCCCCGCGCTCGCCCTGGACGAGGGGGGCCGCCGCGCCGACGTGCTGGCCTCCGACGCGGGCCACCTGCTGTGGTCGGGCATCCTCGACGCCGACATCGGACGGCGCGTGGGCCGGCGGCTGACCGAGGACGACTTCTT
Encoded proteins:
- a CDS encoding amylo-alpha-1,6-glucosidase → MTAEHAGRLLVHAATFAALGPGGDITGTRGRSPDGLFVRDARHLSRWRLLVDGSAPGILTPGGRSGGPAVLAPDGTRDEPPAYVIFRRQALYEGTLTEHTTVTSNVAHDMTLTLVLEADADFADQFELRSDRRTYDKTGAVREVEESGGDVTFHYRRAEWHSATTLSARPLPDEVRPLGTSGRALTWRLALPAGGEAHLAVTVTARPHGAPAPRRPGPASPDEVAHRVRSEEADIRRDDLPPPPQGTGSALRQACAQGLADLAGLLVPAQGPDGERVSPPGAGVPWFLTLFGRDSLITSFFALPYRPALARATLLGLAATQAQAYEPGRVAQPGKIVHEVRHGELAHFGQVPYGRYYGSVDSTPLFLALLHAYTEHTGDPAVARRLEGHARAAVAWLLGDGGLGGRGYLVYEADEAGLLNQNWKDSAGAVCFADGTQLTGAVAVAEAQGYAYDALRRTAALARAVWQDTAWARELEALAGDLRERFHRDFLLPESAFPALALDEGGRRADVLASDAGHLLWSGILDADIGRRVGRRLTEDDFFSGWGIRTLAAGQHPYHPLSYHRGSVWPHDTALAVLGMARYGLHDEAAVVTRGLLAASEHVGHRMPEVFSGHARPGPGDPGGPVPYPHANSPQAWAAATPLALLTAVRTGHPGA